Proteins from a genomic interval of Gordonia sp. SL306:
- a CDS encoding glycosyltransferase 87 family protein, which translates to MRTHRSALVAVGFVLVGLLAIWLQDVVVPLNTPFWGLFDNQLDLQVYLDGARTVLTGGHLYDAKFLGQMDYTYTPISIFLFAPFTWVSFEAARIIWTAGIFVALYLIVMLSFKSLGRQATWPLRCIGMSLVTVVLLLEPVRTTIWYGQINVFLLLIIVADLARPERSRLYGVGTGIAAGIKLTPLIFVVYLALLRQWRAVGGVVAGFVGTAVVGFVALPRESWSYWTGKLFDSDRVGAPQTPGNQSVRGLLANLLHSDDPNGFLWLAFVVAALALGMYAAVLAHRHGQELLAITTVGMSGCAISPMSWGHHWVWFVPLVVIGFHMLMTPGRRLRTYVLIAAGLIGLILVAFSWRSYLAHPIWFVNRTVPDAYLIGLFFKTGIGWLTWFTYYPYNAVFLVTAIATIVVFRRRENAVSDTDPALVTPRPVVLGNDPTATDDIPVRESRPRGVPEADEYDIEQWQPRP; encoded by the coding sequence GTGAGGACCCACCGGTCGGCGCTGGTCGCCGTCGGATTCGTGCTCGTCGGGCTTCTCGCGATCTGGCTGCAGGACGTGGTGGTGCCCCTGAACACCCCGTTCTGGGGACTCTTCGACAACCAGCTCGATCTCCAGGTCTACCTCGACGGTGCCCGGACGGTGCTCACCGGCGGACACCTCTACGACGCCAAGTTCCTCGGGCAGATGGACTACACGTACACGCCCATCTCGATCTTCTTGTTCGCGCCGTTCACCTGGGTGTCGTTCGAGGCGGCGCGGATCATCTGGACCGCGGGGATCTTTGTCGCGCTCTATCTGATCGTCATGCTGAGCTTCAAAAGCCTTGGGCGTCAGGCGACATGGCCGCTGCGCTGTATCGGGATGTCGCTGGTGACGGTGGTCTTGCTGCTGGAACCCGTCCGCACGACGATCTGGTACGGGCAGATCAACGTCTTCCTGTTGCTGATCATCGTCGCCGACCTGGCCCGCCCGGAACGCAGTCGCCTCTACGGTGTCGGCACGGGCATCGCCGCCGGGATCAAGCTGACACCGCTGATCTTCGTCGTCTATCTGGCACTGCTGCGTCAATGGCGCGCAGTCGGCGGTGTGGTCGCCGGATTCGTCGGCACGGCCGTTGTCGGCTTCGTGGCGTTGCCGCGGGAATCGTGGTCGTACTGGACGGGCAAACTGTTCGATTCCGACCGCGTCGGGGCACCCCAGACGCCGGGTAACCAGTCGGTCCGTGGCCTGCTCGCGAACCTCCTGCACAGCGACGACCCGAACGGTTTCCTCTGGCTGGCCTTCGTCGTCGCCGCCCTGGCTCTGGGGATGTATGCGGCCGTGCTGGCGCACCGGCACGGTCAGGAACTGCTCGCGATCACCACCGTCGGGATGAGCGGTTGCGCGATCTCACCCATGTCCTGGGGACATCACTGGGTGTGGTTCGTCCCGCTGGTGGTGATCGGGTTCCACATGCTGATGACTCCGGGCCGTCGCCTGAGGACCTACGTCCTGATCGCGGCGGGGCTCATCGGCCTGATCCTGGTGGCATTCTCCTGGCGGAGCTACCTGGCGCATCCGATCTGGTTCGTGAACCGGACGGTGCCCGACGCCTACCTGATCGGGCTGTTCTTCAAGACCGGCATCGGGTGGCTGACGTGGTTCACCTACTACCCGTACAACGCCGTGTTCTTGGTGACGGCCATCGCGACGATCGTGGTGTTCCGACGGCGCGAGAACGCGGTGTCCGACACAGATCCGGCACTTGTCACGCCTCGTCCCGTGGTCCTGGGAAATGACCCGACCGCAACCGACGACATACCTGTCAGGGAAAGCCGACCTCGGGGTGTCCCGGAAGCGGACGAATACGACATCGAACAGTGGCAACCGCGACCGTGA
- a CDS encoding aminotransferase class I/II-fold pyridoxal phosphate-dependent enzyme: MNYHSLSADQLRETKSELQNLYDALCAAGLKLDLTRGKPAPEQLDLSNELLALPGTEYRDAAGTDTRNYGGLAGLPELREIFGELLAVDPANLIAFGNSSLELMHDLTVFSLLNGNPDSAQPWGSGPVKFLCPAPGYDRHFAITESYGIEMIPVPMLPNGPDVDACAALTAADPSIKGLWAVPTYSNPTGVTFTEDVTRGLLEMPAADDFRIYWDNAYAVHTLVETPPTPLPVIEMAAEAGNPNRVYVLGSTSKITFAGAGVSFFGSSKANVDWFSRHLAFKTIGPDKVNQLRHAKFFGDADGVRAHMARHRELLAPKFRLVLDILADRLADSKVAAWSEPEGGYFISLDVIDGTARRTIELAKQAGIALTAAGSTYPYKEDPFDRNIRLAPTFPSTDDLRTAMDGVATCVLLAASETLLASRES, from the coding sequence TTGAACTACCACTCGTTGAGTGCCGACCAGCTCCGCGAAACCAAGTCCGAACTGCAGAATCTCTACGACGCACTGTGTGCGGCAGGCCTGAAACTGGACCTCACCCGCGGCAAGCCCGCGCCCGAGCAACTCGACCTCTCGAACGAGCTCCTGGCGCTGCCGGGGACCGAATACCGCGACGCCGCGGGAACCGACACCCGCAATTACGGCGGTCTGGCCGGCCTCCCGGAGCTCCGCGAGATCTTCGGCGAACTGCTCGCCGTCGACCCGGCGAACCTGATCGCGTTCGGAAACTCCAGCCTCGAGCTGATGCACGACCTCACGGTGTTCTCGCTCCTGAACGGCAACCCCGATTCCGCGCAGCCCTGGGGATCGGGGCCCGTCAAGTTCCTGTGCCCGGCACCCGGCTACGACCGGCATTTCGCGATCACCGAGAGCTACGGCATCGAGATGATCCCGGTGCCGATGCTGCCGAACGGTCCCGACGTCGACGCCTGCGCCGCGCTCACCGCGGCCGATCCCAGCATCAAGGGACTCTGGGCCGTACCGACCTACTCCAACCCGACCGGCGTGACGTTCACCGAAGACGTGACACGCGGTCTGCTGGAGATGCCCGCCGCCGACGACTTCCGCATCTATTGGGACAACGCCTACGCGGTGCACACCCTCGTCGAGACACCGCCGACGCCCCTGCCGGTGATCGAGATGGCGGCCGAGGCAGGCAACCCCAATCGCGTCTACGTGCTCGGCTCGACGTCGAAGATCACCTTCGCCGGTGCCGGGGTGTCGTTCTTCGGCTCGTCGAAGGCGAATGTCGACTGGTTCAGCCGTCACCTCGCGTTCAAGACGATCGGCCCGGACAAGGTCAATCAGCTCCGGCACGCGAAGTTCTTCGGCGACGCCGACGGCGTGCGGGCGCACATGGCCCGACATCGGGAACTCCTGGCCCCGAAGTTCCGGCTGGTGCTCGACATCCTCGCCGATCGCCTCGCCGACTCGAAGGTCGCCGCGTGGTCGGAGCCGGAGGGCGGCTACTTCATCAGCCTCGATGTCATCGACGGGACTGCTCGCCGCACCATCGAACTCGCGAAGCAGGCGGGTATCGCGCTGACTGCAGCTGGGTCGACGTACCCCTACAAGGAAGATCCGTTCGACCGCAACATCCGACTGGCACCGACGTTCCCTTCCACAGATGATCTCCGAACAGCCATGGACGGCGTAGCGACCTGCGTGCTGCTGGCAGCTTCGGAGACCCTCTTGGCGTCGCGCGAATCCTGA
- a CDS encoding acyl-CoA synthetase, which produces MLFPTLTPNAPDIPDAITIGDDRLSREDLVGAATAVAERVAGARVLAVYARPTTDTVLAIVGCLIAGVAAVPVPPDSGAREMEHILGDSGAQAWLGAAPDDPTLPVIPVRRYARSWHRHPEPPGSATALILYTSGTTGLPKGVPITRSAIAAGLDALAGAWQWTADDALAHGLPLFHVHGLILGMLGPLRRGGRLIHTVTPSAENYAAAMGRGATMFFGVPTVWNRVAAEQSAAQSLSSARLLVSGSAPLPVPVFDKIRNLTGHEIVERYGMTETMITVSTRVDGERRPGWVGLPLDGVETRLREGDSDLPHDGETVGDLHVRGPMMSTGYLDQPEKTAGAGSGASGPNPNESWLDDGFFATGDVAVIGPDGMHRIVGRRATDLIKSGGFRIGAGEIETVLLAHPAVDEVAVIGIPDDDLGQRIVAYVVGGRVPDTELIDLVTAELSHHKRPREIRFVESLPRNAMGKVQKKLLD; this is translated from the coding sequence GTGCTGTTCCCGACGCTGACACCCAACGCACCCGATATCCCCGATGCGATCACAATCGGCGACGACCGGCTCTCCCGAGAGGACCTGGTCGGCGCGGCGACCGCAGTGGCCGAGCGAGTCGCCGGCGCGCGGGTGCTGGCGGTCTACGCCCGGCCGACGACGGACACCGTGCTCGCCATCGTCGGCTGCCTGATAGCCGGTGTCGCCGCGGTGCCGGTACCGCCGGACTCCGGCGCGCGCGAAATGGAGCACATCCTCGGTGATTCCGGCGCGCAGGCGTGGTTGGGTGCCGCCCCCGACGATCCGACCCTCCCGGTGATCCCGGTGCGGCGCTACGCCAGATCGTGGCATCGCCATCCCGAGCCACCCGGGTCCGCGACTGCTCTCATCCTGTACACCTCCGGCACCACCGGGCTGCCCAAGGGCGTGCCGATCACCCGTTCCGCCATCGCCGCGGGCCTCGACGCACTCGCGGGCGCCTGGCAGTGGACCGCCGATGATGCACTCGCTCATGGTCTTCCGCTCTTCCATGTGCACGGGCTGATCCTCGGGATGCTCGGGCCGCTGCGCCGGGGCGGACGCCTGATCCACACCGTCACGCCGTCGGCAGAGAATTACGCAGCCGCGATGGGCCGTGGCGCGACCATGTTCTTCGGCGTGCCAACGGTATGGAATCGTGTTGCCGCCGAACAATCTGCGGCGCAATCATTGTCGTCGGCGCGATTGCTGGTGTCCGGCAGCGCCCCGCTCCCCGTCCCCGTGTTCGACAAGATCCGGAACCTGACCGGACACGAGATCGTGGAGCGATACGGCATGACCGAGACGATGATCACCGTCAGTACGCGGGTCGACGGAGAACGCCGTCCCGGCTGGGTCGGCTTGCCGCTCGACGGCGTCGAGACCCGACTCCGTGAGGGCGACTCCGACCTCCCGCACGACGGTGAGACGGTCGGAGATCTCCATGTGCGCGGTCCGATGATGTCGACCGGCTATCTCGATCAGCCGGAGAAGACTGCCGGCGCCGGGAGCGGAGCGAGCGGGCCGAATCCCAACGAGTCCTGGCTCGACGACGGGTTTTTCGCCACCGGCGACGTCGCGGTGATCGGTCCGGATGGCATGCATCGGATCGTCGGGCGGCGGGCCACCGACCTGATCAAGTCGGGAGGTTTCCGCATCGGCGCCGGCGAGATCGAGACCGTGCTGCTCGCTCACCCCGCCGTCGACGAGGTGGCCGTGATCGGCATCCCCGACGACGACCTCGGTCAGCGCATCGTCGCCTACGTCGTCGGTGGGCGCGTCCCCGACACCGAGCTCATCGACCTGGTCACCGCTGAACTGTCACATCACAAGCGGCCCAGGGAGATCCGCTTCGTCGAGTCGCTCCCCCGCAACGCGATGGGGAAGGTGCAGAAGAAGCTGCTCGACTGA
- a CDS encoding ABC transporter ATP-binding protein has product MTRAAAKATADIPIYGGAASGAAVRLDHLQLGFHGKIAANVTLDIEPGEVVVFLGPSGCGKSTILRALAGLLTPMDGAATVNGQAITGNDAHCAMVFQEDALFPWRTALKNVQFPLKLRGMRGRESKRKATEYLEQVGLGSYLDHLPSHLSGGMRQRVQLARTLACEPQVMLMDEPFGALDAQTRLDMQQLLISVWGQLNTTILFVTHDVDEALLLADRVVLLTHRPATVADVITIENPRDPKAQFEESYQRRRQSILEFLGHSPVGVN; this is encoded by the coding sequence ATGACACGTGCCGCCGCCAAGGCCACCGCCGACATCCCGATCTACGGCGGGGCAGCCTCCGGCGCAGCGGTCCGCCTCGACCACCTGCAACTCGGCTTCCACGGCAAGATCGCGGCGAACGTCACCCTCGACATCGAACCGGGTGAGGTGGTGGTCTTCCTCGGTCCCTCCGGCTGTGGAAAGTCGACGATCCTGCGAGCTCTTGCCGGACTCCTCACCCCGATGGACGGTGCGGCCACGGTGAACGGTCAGGCGATCACCGGCAACGATGCGCACTGCGCCATGGTTTTCCAAGAGGATGCGTTGTTCCCATGGCGCACAGCTCTCAAGAATGTGCAGTTCCCGCTGAAGCTGAGAGGGATGCGCGGTCGTGAGTCGAAGCGGAAGGCCACCGAGTACCTCGAACAGGTCGGGCTGGGTTCCTATCTCGACCATCTCCCCAGCCATTTGTCGGGCGGTATGCGTCAGCGCGTACAACTGGCTCGCACCCTCGCGTGCGAACCCCAGGTCATGCTGATGGACGAGCCGTTCGGAGCTCTCGACGCGCAAACGCGACTGGACATGCAGCAGTTGCTGATCTCGGTGTGGGGGCAGCTCAACACGACGATCCTGTTCGTCACCCATGACGTCGACGAGGCCCTGCTGCTCGCGGATCGCGTCGTACTGCTGACCCATCGTCCGGCGACGGTTGCGGACGTGATCACCATCGAGAATCCGCGAGATCCCAAGGCGCAGTTCGAGGAGTCGTACCAGCGTCGCCGGCAGTCGATTCTGGAGTTTCTCGGGCACTCGCCGGTGGGCGTCAACTGA
- a CDS encoding ABC transporter permease has translation MAHMAPTRERATEKREPTTDTDEGGASTPSEGVTSRGDGTGRVIDSGKLRRVALTVVLPLIPIVAFVVVWHLLTANQVVAWLRFNRMPTPGAVLDSFVERVGSGGYYADLFASLQRILLGFGLAAVVGIALGMLIGRSEMARKTLRPFIEMVRPIPAIALVPLTILLFPSSEQGIVFITFFAAFFPVLVSTIHAMDSLPKVWEEAAKTMGASRWTILRSVVLPGAMPGIFAGLSVAMGVAWICVVSAEMISGQFGIGYYTWQAYGLLDYAGVVVGMLSIGLLGLTTAWIVELIGRRVNHWLPRASR, from the coding sequence ATGGCGCACATGGCACCGACCCGGGAGCGCGCGACAGAAAAGCGCGAGCCCACCACCGACACAGACGAGGGGGGAGCATCGACTCCCTCTGAGGGTGTGACTTCCCGAGGAGACGGCACAGGCCGCGTGATCGACTCGGGGAAGCTCCGACGAGTCGCACTGACCGTCGTGCTCCCGCTGATCCCCATCGTCGCGTTCGTGGTGGTGTGGCACCTTCTCACCGCCAACCAGGTGGTCGCATGGCTCCGGTTCAACCGGATGCCGACGCCGGGCGCCGTGCTCGACAGCTTCGTCGAGCGGGTTGGCAGCGGCGGCTACTACGCTGACCTGTTCGCCAGCCTCCAACGGATCCTGCTCGGCTTCGGGCTCGCCGCAGTCGTCGGCATCGCCCTCGGCATGCTGATCGGGCGATCCGAGATGGCCCGGAAGACGTTACGTCCCTTCATCGAGATGGTTCGACCGATCCCGGCGATCGCGCTCGTTCCGCTGACGATCCTGCTGTTCCCGTCCAGCGAACAGGGCATCGTCTTCATCACGTTCTTCGCAGCCTTCTTCCCGGTCCTCGTCAGCACCATCCATGCGATGGACTCACTGCCGAAGGTGTGGGAGGAAGCGGCCAAGACGATGGGCGCGAGCCGCTGGACCATCCTGCGCAGTGTCGTCCTGCCCGGTGCGATGCCCGGTATCTTCGCGGGACTCTCGGTGGCCATGGGTGTCGCCTGGATCTGTGTGGTGAGCGCAGAGATGATCTCCGGACAGTTCGGCATCGGGTACTACACCTGGCAGGCCTACGGACTTCTCGACTATGCCGGCGTGGTCGTGGGCATGCTCTCGATCGGCTTGCTCGGCCTGACCACCGCTTGGATCGTCGAGCTCATCGGACGTCGGGTCAACCACTGGCTACCGCGGGCCTCGCGATGA
- a CDS encoding ABC transporter substrate-binding protein: MTENTTQRFIRRPSPRRIRRRGRAALAVTTATVALSSALTGCGMFDSESVVVNVGYQSKTLNTVNAGTLMRDRGAFEAALDQAGEKSGKRYRVVWQDFSSGAPLTAAMIASHVDIGSMGDYPLLTNGSKTKKYDDAQTDFIATTGYNLRGSLNQVVVPTGSTATSLDDLRGKDVSTSLGSAGDGMLSTALERAGITKDDVHIANQDPSIGAAAVEGKQVDAFAQFVPWPQLVIFRNQGRLVYDGGDNEVPTFHGVVARHQFADRNPEVMTAFMQALRGTTDYITAQPMQAALRVSEITGIEPEVVYLYNGPNGLVSFDPTIKKQFGPALEKVKAYLVKRGSVSGAFDIARFTDSHYLEALYGSQYPSKTADVGNPSHLTGTDDVCGLPVADPATASEVWFADQQATSVAATPSCALRRIADTGTRVRAAYVPDAVTATKLFAAHATWLVDPSAPPSRRYLPFATTGGAAMYQQSHPGLTDVSYETALTQAGSTT, from the coding sequence ATGACCGAGAACACCACCCAGCGCTTCATCCGCCGGCCCTCGCCGCGGCGCATCCGCCGCCGCGGTCGGGCCGCGCTGGCCGTCACCACCGCGACCGTCGCGTTGAGTTCAGCGCTGACCGGTTGCGGCATGTTCGACTCCGAATCCGTCGTCGTCAACGTCGGATATCAGTCCAAGACGCTCAACACCGTCAACGCGGGCACCCTGATGCGTGACCGTGGTGCGTTCGAGGCCGCGCTGGACCAGGCCGGGGAGAAGTCCGGCAAGAGATACCGCGTGGTGTGGCAGGACTTCTCGTCGGGTGCGCCGTTGACCGCCGCAATGATCGCCTCGCATGTCGACATCGGGTCGATGGGCGACTACCCGCTGCTGACCAACGGGTCCAAGACCAAGAAGTACGACGACGCGCAGACCGACTTCATCGCGACCACCGGATACAACCTGCGAGGGTCCTTGAATCAGGTCGTCGTCCCGACCGGTTCCACGGCCACGAGCTTGGACGACCTCCGCGGGAAGGACGTCTCCACCAGTCTCGGCTCGGCCGGTGACGGAATGCTGTCGACCGCGCTCGAGCGCGCCGGCATCACGAAGGACGACGTCCACATCGCCAACCAGGACCCGTCCATCGGCGCGGCCGCTGTCGAGGGCAAGCAGGTGGACGCATTCGCCCAGTTCGTCCCGTGGCCGCAGCTGGTGATCTTCCGCAACCAGGGCCGGCTCGTCTACGACGGCGGCGACAACGAGGTCCCCACTTTCCACGGCGTCGTCGCCCGTCACCAGTTCGCCGACCGGAACCCCGAGGTGATGACGGCCTTCATGCAGGCGTTGAGAGGGACCACGGACTACATCACGGCGCAGCCGATGCAGGCGGCGCTACGCGTCAGCGAGATCACCGGCATCGAGCCGGAGGTGGTCTACCTCTACAACGGCCCGAACGGCCTGGTGTCCTTCGACCCGACGATCAAGAAGCAGTTCGGGCCGGCTCTCGAGAAGGTGAAGGCCTACCTGGTGAAGCGCGGATCCGTCTCGGGGGCCTTCGACATCGCGAGATTCACCGACAGCCACTACCTCGAGGCGCTGTACGGCTCGCAGTATCCGAGCAAGACCGCCGACGTCGGCAATCCGAGTCATCTGACCGGCACCGACGACGTCTGCGGGCTCCCCGTGGCGGACCCGGCAACTGCGTCCGAGGTCTGGTTCGCCGACCAGCAGGCGACCTCGGTCGCCGCCACCCCGAGCTGTGCGTTGCGCCGGATCGCCGACACCGGCACTCGGGTCCGTGCGGCATACGTCCCCGACGCGGTCACCGCCACAAAGCTTTTCGCCGCCCACGCGACCTGGCTCGTTGACCCCAGCGCGCCGCCCTCCCGGCGGTACCTCCCCTTCGCCACGACCGGCGGTGCGGCGATGTACCAGCAGTCACACCCCGGGCTCACGGACGTTTCCTACGAGACGGCCCTGACCCAGGCCGGGTCAACGACCTGA
- a CDS encoding YidH family protein — protein MEISEPDYRFTLANERTFLAWQRTSLGLLAASVAVLQFLPGDTHPAVRYGVGGLLGALSVATAVGGLMRWRSNDDAIRHDQPLPRPRLIAYVASALAVIGVIAVILVLVPEFGGR, from the coding sequence ATGGAGATCAGCGAACCCGACTACCGGTTCACCCTCGCCAACGAACGGACTTTCCTCGCGTGGCAGCGCACGTCGCTCGGACTGCTCGCGGCGTCGGTCGCGGTGTTGCAGTTCCTGCCGGGGGACACCCATCCTGCGGTCCGGTACGGGGTGGGGGGTCTGCTGGGCGCGCTGTCCGTCGCCACCGCCGTGGGCGGTTTGATGCGGTGGCGCAGCAACGACGACGCGATCCGGCACGATCAGCCGTTGCCACGGCCACGTCTCATCGCCTATGTGGCGTCGGCCCTGGCCGTGATCGGCGTGATCGCGGTGATCCTCGTACTCGTGCCGGAGTTCGGCGGCCGATGA
- a CDS encoding DUF202 domain-containing protein, protein MTTAEVGVDRGLQAERTIMSWTRTSIAVGANGLLVAGRDLVSHPDEWIGLRWAIGALAAVLAIAIYIAGRRRARDLTRRPLPRPVAAPRLMACTGVAITLLGVALLTSATL, encoded by the coding sequence ATGACGACCGCAGAAGTCGGGGTCGACCGCGGCCTGCAGGCCGAGCGAACGATCATGTCGTGGACCCGGACGTCGATCGCCGTCGGCGCGAACGGGCTCCTCGTGGCCGGTCGCGACCTGGTGAGCCATCCCGACGAGTGGATCGGCCTGCGGTGGGCCATCGGCGCGCTGGCTGCGGTTCTGGCAATCGCGATCTACATCGCGGGTCGGCGACGTGCGCGCGATCTCACCCGTCGCCCCCTTCCCCGGCCGGTCGCCGCACCCCGACTCATGGCGTGCACCGGTGTCGCAATCACACTGCTCGGCGTCGCGCTGTTGACCTCGGCCACACTCTGA
- a CDS encoding SulP family inorganic anion transporter: MSVDSLPRPHVRTQVARALSRTAVGVRRSSTLAALRDPRQFRTEFFAGLVTALALIPETISFSLIAGVGPAVGLFTSFIFAMTIAFVGGRPAMISAAAGSVALVVAPIVREYGVDHLIATVLLAGILQVVMAWLGVAKLMRFIPHSVMTGFVNALAILIFTAQLPHLIGVPWLVYPMTAAGLLMMVFLPKITAVVPAPLVATAVLTVIAVVFAVGVPRVGDEGPVSSEMPTLGVPGVPFTLETLRIIFPYALAVALVGLLESLITAKLVDELTDTSSDPTRESWGQGVGNLVTGFFGGMGGCAMIGQTMMNVKSGGRTRISTFVAGAALLCLVLFFSPALAAIPMAALVAVMVMVSVATMDWHSISPKTLRRMPIAETITMLATVAVTVATHNLAYGVIVGVLCAMAVFVRRVAGRATVEEHHHVVDDDLENPGPVRTYRITGDLFFASSHDLVDRFDYADDPARVIIDFSAARVWDATSVATLEGIRGKYQAAGTSVSFIGLDDASAALHTRLEGAFRGT; the protein is encoded by the coding sequence ATGAGTGTTGACTCATTGCCACGCCCCCATGTTCGGACACAGGTGGCCAGGGCACTGTCGCGAACAGCCGTCGGGGTGCGTCGGTCGTCGACGCTGGCCGCTCTGCGGGATCCTCGGCAGTTCCGGACCGAGTTCTTCGCCGGACTCGTGACGGCGCTCGCCTTGATACCGGAGACCATCTCGTTCTCGTTGATCGCGGGGGTGGGGCCGGCGGTCGGCCTGTTCACCTCGTTCATCTTCGCGATGACGATCGCGTTCGTCGGCGGCCGACCGGCCATGATCTCGGCGGCCGCGGGATCGGTGGCGCTGGTCGTGGCACCGATCGTCCGCGAGTACGGCGTCGACCACCTCATCGCCACGGTCCTCCTCGCCGGAATCCTGCAGGTGGTGATGGCGTGGCTGGGCGTGGCCAAGCTGATGCGGTTCATCCCGCACAGTGTGATGACCGGCTTCGTGAACGCGCTGGCCATCCTCATCTTCACCGCGCAGTTGCCGCACCTCATCGGCGTCCCGTGGCTGGTGTACCCGATGACCGCTGCAGGATTGCTGATGATGGTGTTCCTGCCCAAGATCACCGCAGTGGTCCCCGCTCCGTTGGTCGCCACGGCAGTTCTCACCGTGATCGCCGTGGTGTTCGCGGTCGGGGTGCCGCGCGTCGGTGATGAAGGGCCGGTGTCGTCGGAGATGCCGACGCTCGGTGTTCCCGGTGTGCCGTTCACGCTCGAGACGTTGCGGATCATCTTCCCGTACGCCCTGGCCGTGGCCCTGGTGGGTCTGCTCGAATCGCTCATCACGGCCAAGCTCGTCGACGAACTCACGGATACCTCGTCGGACCCCACACGGGAGAGCTGGGGGCAGGGCGTCGGAAATCTGGTCACCGGATTCTTCGGCGGCATGGGCGGCTGCGCCATGATCGGGCAGACGATGATGAACGTGAAGAGCGGTGGCCGCACGAGGATCTCGACGTTCGTCGCCGGCGCGGCCCTGCTCTGTCTGGTGCTGTTCTTCAGTCCGGCGCTGGCCGCGATCCCCATGGCGGCACTCGTCGCGGTGATGGTGATGGTCTCGGTCGCCACCATGGACTGGCATTCGATCTCTCCGAAGACACTGCGTCGCATGCCGATCGCTGAGACGATCACCATGCTGGCAACCGTTGCGGTGACCGTCGCCACCCATAACCTCGCGTACGGGGTGATCGTCGGTGTGCTGTGCGCGATGGCGGTGTTCGTCAGGCGGGTGGCCGGACGCGCCACGGTCGAGGAGCACCACCACGTCGTCGACGACGATCTCGAGAATCCGGGGCCGGTGCGGACGTATCGGATCACCGGCGATCTCTTCTTCGCTTCCAGCCACGATCTCGTCGACCGCTTCGACTATGCCGACGATCCTGCGCGTGTGATCATCGACTTCTCGGCGGCACGCGTCTGGGATGCGACGTCGGTCGCAACGCTCGAGGGAATTCGCGGGAAGTATCAGGCGGCAGGTACGTCGGTGAGTTTTATCGGCCTCGACGACGCGTCGGCGGCCCTGCACACCCGGCTGGAGGGAGCGTTCCGCGGAACGTGA